Proteins encoded together in one Sphingomonas radiodurans window:
- a CDS encoding sigma-70 family RNA polymerase sigma factor — MSAEPNRAAFEQPTPLTYSPRTRAREEGALVREHLPLVRRLAWHIHGSVSTAVEVEDLVQTGLVALVEAAGSFEDRGQVTFKQYLATRLRGAMIDELRRHAAMTRGAIKRRREYHRAIQALTGELGRTPKEAETADRLGVSVEKLRADYATAEAAKFDSIDEVYADDQPWFASDTPSAFDQLAEGQQRDRLIAAITALPEREQMVIQLYHVEELNLDEIGQVLGVGAARVCQIKAAAHAKLKKAMLRNL; from the coding sequence ATGAGCGCCGAGCCGAATCGCGCCGCGTTCGAGCAACCGACGCCGCTTACTTATTCCCCGCGCACGCGCGCACGCGAGGAAGGGGCGCTGGTGCGCGAGCATCTGCCACTCGTCCGGCGGCTCGCCTGGCATATTCACGGAAGCGTCTCGACCGCGGTCGAAGTGGAGGATCTGGTGCAAACAGGATTGGTGGCGCTGGTCGAAGCGGCCGGATCATTCGAGGATCGCGGGCAAGTCACGTTCAAGCAATATCTCGCGACCCGGCTGCGCGGTGCGATGATCGACGAGTTGCGTCGCCACGCCGCGATGACGCGCGGCGCGATCAAGCGCCGGCGCGAGTATCATCGCGCGATCCAGGCGCTAACCGGCGAACTGGGACGCACGCCCAAGGAGGCCGAGACGGCGGACCGGCTCGGCGTCTCCGTCGAGAAGCTGCGCGCCGACTATGCCACCGCCGAAGCGGCGAAGTTCGATTCGATCGACGAAGTCTATGCCGACGATCAGCCCTGGTTCGCCAGCGACACGCCGAGCGCCTTCGATCAGCTCGCGGAGGGGCAGCAACGCGACCGGCTGATCGCTGCGATTACCGCCTTGCCCGAGCGCGAGCAGATGGTGATCCAGCTCTACCACGTCGAGGAACTGAACCTCGACGAGATCGGTCAGGTGCTCGGGGTCGGGGCCGCACGTGTATGCCAGATCAAGGCCGCGGCACATGCCAAGTTAAAGAAGGCGATGCTTCGCAACCTTTGA
- the flhA gene encoding flagellar biosynthesis protein FlhA, producing the protein MTFLANSRQAALPAAILLLVVVMVVPIPAFLLDIFFVANIAISLAVLMVALNAQKPLDFSSFPTVLLFATLFRLGLNVASTRVVLVHGHEGEAAAGHVIEAFGSFLIGGDYIVGIFVFAILMIINLIVVTKGAGRVSEVSARFTLDALPGKQMAIDADLNAGLITPEDAKKRRIEVSTEADFYGSMDGSSKFVKGDAIAAILILAANIIGGLILGPVSHGMTIADAAKGYTLLAIGDALVAQLPSLMLSIAAASIVTRVSSEQDLAGQIGSQFGSPRTWAPVAGMLGLLGVMPGMPHLILLPAAGIAGFAAWKLRQIAQRPAPIETITAEPIDQSRIGWDEVTDGMMVNLDIGYGLVPLVDERKGAPLMGRITGVRRQLSKELGFVVPQVKVRDDINLAPYTYRLLVGGVVVGEDQVSPDEMLALDTGTGFGDLKGKKAKDPTFGLDATWIAPGDADAATGAGYLVVDSGTVIATHLNHALGANSADMLGADEVQALLDGLKERNPQLVASLVPQPLSLTTLTSVLKALLNEGITLKEFRRIAAAIAVIAQRTQDAEEIVELIRPELGPLIIQKLCGVREPLRVMTLEGGLEGLLGQAMRADPSRRHVIEPDLGRRIVDALQRAAEPMIAEAKPFALVVQPAIRVAIRKLVKTCLPDTPVMSFFEVPEDKAVEVVAVIGANDTHPAIGAGQPHMVAA; encoded by the coding sequence ATGACGTTCCTCGCCAATTCGCGACAGGCCGCGCTGCCCGCCGCCATCCTGCTGCTCGTCGTCGTCATGGTCGTGCCGATCCCGGCCTTCCTGCTCGACATCTTCTTCGTCGCCAACATCGCGATCAGCCTCGCGGTGCTGATGGTGGCGCTCAACGCGCAGAAGCCGCTCGATTTCTCGTCCTTTCCCACCGTCCTGCTGTTCGCAACGCTGTTCCGGCTTGGTCTCAATGTCGCCTCGACGCGCGTCGTGCTGGTCCACGGGCATGAGGGCGAGGCCGCGGCCGGCCATGTGATCGAGGCGTTCGGCAGCTTCCTGATCGGCGGCGACTATATCGTCGGCATCTTCGTCTTCGCGATCCTGATGATCATCAACCTGATCGTCGTCACGAAGGGCGCCGGCCGCGTCTCCGAAGTCTCCGCGCGCTTCACGCTCGATGCACTGCCCGGCAAGCAGATGGCGATCGACGCCGATCTCAACGCCGGCCTGATCACCCCCGAAGATGCCAAGAAGCGGCGCATCGAAGTATCGACCGAGGCCGATTTCTACGGCTCGATGGATGGTTCGTCGAAGTTCGTGAAGGGCGATGCGATCGCCGCGATCCTGATCCTCGCCGCGAACATCATCGGCGGGCTGATCCTGGGGCCGGTGAGCCACGGCATGACGATCGCCGATGCTGCCAAGGGTTATACGCTGCTGGCGATCGGCGATGCGCTGGTCGCGCAGCTGCCGTCGCTGATGCTGTCGATCGCGGCGGCCTCGATCGTGACCCGCGTCAGCTCCGAACAGGATCTCGCGGGGCAGATCGGCAGCCAGTTTGGATCCCCCCGCACCTGGGCGCCGGTCGCCGGCATGCTCGGGCTGCTCGGCGTGATGCCGGGCATGCCGCACCTTATCCTGCTGCCCGCCGCGGGCATCGCCGGCTTTGCCGCCTGGAAGCTGCGCCAGATCGCGCAACGTCCCGCCCCGATCGAGACGATCACCGCCGAGCCGATCGACCAGTCGCGCATCGGTTGGGATGAAGTGACCGACGGCATGATGGTCAACCTCGACATCGGCTATGGCCTCGTGCCGCTGGTCGACGAACGCAAGGGCGCGCCGCTGATGGGCCGGATCACTGGCGTGCGGCGGCAGCTGTCGAAGGAGCTCGGCTTCGTCGTGCCGCAAGTGAAGGTGCGCGACGACATCAACCTTGCGCCTTACACCTATCGCCTGCTGGTCGGCGGCGTGGTGGTCGGCGAGGATCAGGTGTCGCCCGACGAGATGCTCGCGCTCGATACGGGCACTGGCTTCGGTGACCTGAAGGGCAAGAAAGCAAAGGATCCGACGTTCGGGCTAGATGCGACGTGGATTGCGCCGGGCGATGCCGATGCGGCAACCGGCGCCGGCTATCTCGTGGTCGACTCCGGCACCGTCATCGCGACGCATCTCAACCACGCGCTCGGCGCGAACTCTGCCGACATGCTAGGCGCGGACGAAGTGCAGGCGCTGCTCGACGGCCTCAAGGAGCGCAACCCGCAGCTCGTCGCCTCGCTCGTGCCGCAGCCGCTGTCGCTGACGACGCTGACGAGCGTGCTCAAGGCGCTGCTGAACGAAGGCATTACGCTGAAGGAATTCCGTCGCATCGCAGCCGCGATCGCGGTGATCGCGCAGCGCACGCAGGATGCCGAGGAGATCGTCGAACTGATCCGTCCGGAACTCGGCCCGTTGATCATCCAGAAACTGTGCGGCGTGCGCGAGCCGCTGCGCGTGATGACGCTGGAAGGCGGGCTCGAAGGCCTGCTCGGCCAGGCGATGCGCGCCGATCCGTCGCGTCGGCATGTGATCGAGCCCGATCTCGGCCGCCGCATCGTCGATGCGCTGCAGCGCGCCGCGGAGCCGATGATCGCCGAGGCCAAGCCATTTGCGCTCGTCGTGCAGCCCGCGATCCGCGTCGCGATCCGCAAGCTCGTCAAGACCTGTCTGCCGGATACCCCCGTCATGAGCTTCTTCGAAGTCCCCGAGGACAAGGCGGTCGAAGTCGTCGCCGTCATTGGCGCGAACGACACGCACCCGGCAATCGGTGCCGGCCAGCCGCACATGGTGGCGGCATGA